TTTTGAGTACTCTATGGGTTAAACAATAAACGGCTCTGCCCTTTCAAAACACAACTAGTAAAACGTTTAATACACTATGGGAGGAAAGCGTTCGCAAACACAGAAGGTACGATGATAAGAGATCTTTCCCATTCATACGCATCACACTCGGTGaagtgagaaaaaaagtttgattttaAGATACCATCAATTAAAAAACATCTCTTCTCTTATTCGGTTACTTTGTTAATTCATGTTCACAAAAAATACCAAGTCCAACAAAATCAGTGTGTCCTGGATGATCTGTATTATAGCAGTGTTTCAGAGTGGAAAGGGAAGGGTTAAGCCTTTGTCAGAGCCAGGCTAAATCAGCCCTCTTAAGGATTTAAGAGGCCCTACTCTTTAAAGCTTTGTGAACCTATAGTGTTAATTTACTTGATTGGCACAGTATAAAGGACTGGTGTAGGGTGTGCCAAAGCTGCACACTTTGGCAGAGTTTAAAAAGGTTGTTGCTTGAACAGTGTGTTCTGCAGTACTTGTGGGAGGTTCCAGTATTGGCCAACTTGAGAGGCTCAAATTAATTGATCctgtatattataaaacatGTTAGTGATTGGATTTTATTCAGAGGTTCACAATTCCCATTTGGATTTCAGGACTGTAATTGAACAATGAGGTTGCTATAGATTTTCTCAAAAATGTTCGAGTGAATTTACATAGAAAAAAGTGTGAAGCATAACAAAGTATACACATTTTTGGCATATTAGGGTGCAATATTATTTGTACAAGAAGTAAAGGGATTCTTtaagtatttttgtttgttttaatataacatgttgaGATACTCTTGTTGtacaaaaaacagaaacaagttGTCTGTCCTAAGTGTAACTTATTGCTTGTGTAATAGTTATAAACCTTTGCACACTTCCCTTAATCAAGAAACCTGAATGCCCCATGGTTTGTTAGCATTTGTAATAAGTTTGATCCTTGAAGTATGCTGTGAAAATGTACTCTGCATACATGGATGTACTTTTATCAAGTTATGGTATTGAAAGAGACTGTGTACTGTACACTATCACTCAGACAATATGATACATTTTTGCTGTACACTTAAGTTACTCTTTATCTAATCTAAATTTATTGCCTCTACTgcaatagtaatagtaatttttttttaaattgtgtctTTCTCTCAGGATGAGTTTGATAAGCTGAGGCACTTCTGCTACTCGCGCACAGATGTCCTGCTCCTCTGCTTCAGTGTAGTCAGTCCTGCTTCTTTCCAGAACGTGGGGGAGAAGTGGGTGCCTGAGATCCGCCGGCGATGTCCACTCACCCCCGTCCTGTTGGTGGGCACGCAGTGCGACCTGCGCCAGGACGTCAAGGTGCTGATTGAGTTAGCGAGGCGGCGTGAACAGCCTGTACCTGAGCAGGATGCCCGTGCCCTTGCTGACAAGATTGGCGCTGTGACCTATGTAGAGTGCTCGGCACTAACGCAGAAAAACCTGAAGGAGGTGTTTGATGCTGCCATTTCGGCCGGCCTTCGCCAGTATGAGAGACGTGCCAGGAGAGAACACAAAGTTCTCAGCACAGCTGATAAGATGAAGATGCTCTCAAAGGCCTGGTGGAAGAAATATGTGTGTATCCAATAACCCAAGCCAAGCTCTGAGTCATCCACGCACATGGACAAAGTGACAAAGACTCTTGACTCATTCAGTGCCTCGAGCAGATGGACTGATCAGGGGCTGCTCTCAAAGGGTGtgtggaggaacgttgtctcatttcactgtgtactgagtcagctacagtatatatggttgaaatgaaaataaaagctacttgacttggcgagaaagagagagcgtgCAGTATGTATTCAAGATATTTTCACCGTAGGACTGTACCATGACTCGTATCCTCCTTAGCTATTTCCCAGTTGTAAGCTGTTTTATTAGTTACAGCTATCTCAGCTACTCTGAACTCTGGCCAGTTCCAAGAATAAGAAGACTGAGAGCTAAAGAGTGCTAATctcttaaaagagaaaaaactgtacactttttttttcatacactaTTGTTGAAAAGTTTGGAATCACTAGCAATCAGTGCAATTTTAAACAACTTTCTCTATTttatgtgcaaaaaataaatgcagaccAGACAGCATTGcagtattttaattaaaaacatgcaTAATTTACAGCAGTGATGGATATTGTGGCTGAACCGCATTGCAATATGCATGGAGATGATTTTGGATTACTGATAAATATTCATTTGATTGTTACTACAttacaatattaaatgtttaatttagaCTAGTAGTTCTGTCAAAAGGCTTTTACTTCCAGGTTGTAATGATGAGAACTAATGAAGtgagaaaatatgatcaaatcACTGTTAGGTGTGTAATTCTTCTCATGAAA
The DNA window shown above is from Silurus meridionalis isolate SWU-2019-XX chromosome 12, ASM1480568v1, whole genome shotgun sequence and carries:
- the rhoub gene encoding ras homolog family member Ub produces the protein MDYNPLMAPPVPPHKPKCSRSSGSQERLLKCVLLGDGAVGKTSLVVSYTTNGYPTKYVPTAFDNFSAVVQVDGQPLRLQLCDTAGQDEFDKLRHFCYSRTDVLLLCFSVVSPASFQNVGEKWVPEIRRRCPLTPVLLVGTQCDLRQDVKVLIELARRREQPVPEQDARALADKIGAVTYVECSALTQKNLKEVFDAAISAGLRQYERRARREHKVLSTADKMKMLSKAWWKKYVCIQ